Sequence from the Methanobacterium formicicum genome:
GACGAACGGCTGGGAGAACTTTTAGAACACGCTGACACTGCGGTGGTCATGAAGACCTCCCGTCACTCTTTGATGTTGGAAGAACTTATTGATAGGGATCCCCGGGAAAAGAAGGTGCTTTCTGTTCAAAACTGTGGTATGGAAGATGAGGAGATATTCGAGGGCTTTGCTAAAAATGGGAAGTACCTGTCCACTACCATAGTCAAGTTCAATGATTCTAAGGTTCATGAAAACCGGTGAATTTATTGTTATTTTTCAATTTTTTCCTATTATTTAGAGGTTTTTTCTAAAATCAAAGGACTAGTCTCTTATGGAAGAGGGATTAAAATATAAATAGCACGGAGAATTATTGATGGTGAGATAAATGGCGTTAAATTTATATTCATTGAACATGGAGAAGGGAATCCACTATGAAGGCATTGTAACTACGGTTAACGCGGATGGAACACCAAACGCAGCTCCTATGGGAGTAATTTGTAAGGGCCCAGACCAGGTGGTCCTCCGGTTACACGAAGGGTCGCGCACCATAGCCAATGTGAAACGGGACCAAAAGTTCTATGTCAATTTATCCCGGGATCCCCTCCTTTTCACTTATTCCCTTATAGGCGAAGCATCCCACCTTGATTTTGTGGAAGAACCCCACGGATTTTCCCTGAAAAATGCCGATGCTTCCTTTTTCGGCGAAGTACGCCATGAAAAGAAAATTGTAAAGGAAAATGATGCCATGGGTGAAAATATCACCATAATGTTCCATTCCCAGGTCAAAGATATTAAACAACAAAAAAAGGAGTCCGAACCGTTGAGCCGGGCCATATGCGGAGTACTCGAGGCTCTCGTAAACTTGACCAGGGTTAGAAGGGTTTCATCTGTGAAAAAGCAGGAATATGCTGATAGGATGAAGGAGATATCCCGGGTGGTAAACCACGTAGGGGGACCGGAGCATAAAAAGGCAATTGAACTAATTCAAAAAGAATTTGCACTGAGAATTAAGGAATGATTGGGTAAAAATGGAACTAAAGGTGAAATAATTGCTTGAACCACGTTATCATGTTATAAAAGATTTCCAGTTTGAATCAGGGGAAATGATCCAGGATATGAAACTGGAATACGCCACACAGGGGATTAAAAAGGTGGATGGTGAGGGTAATATCACCAATGCCTTTATTTATCTCCATGGCTGGAGTGGGGACTTTTCTTCGGTAAGGAACCTGGAAAGTGTTATAGGGCCGGGTAAAGCTATAGATACCAACCAGTTCTACGTGATAAGTCCCACTGCTCTCGGGGCACCGGGATCTTCCAGTCCCTCCACCTCGGGCCTCCGGACAAAATTCCCACAATACACAATAAAAGATATGGTACGTGCCCATTATCAACTACTGACTGGTGGACTGGGAATAAAACATGTAAGGGGGATTATGGGCACGTCTATGGGCGGTTTCCAGGTTTTGAACTGGGCACTGCAGTACCCGGATTTTATGGATTTTTTGATACTCAATGGAACCAGTCACCGAACCACCAACCGGATGTATGGGGTGTACCATCTCATGAACCAGATCATAGTCGCTGACCCTGGCTATGAGAAGGGGAACTATGTTCACAATCCCACCGATGCCATGGAGAAATCAGCGTACCTCAGCTATCTCTGGTCCCTGTCCCCGGCCAATTATGAGGAATGTTTCCAGACCCGAAGGGAATTTACAGATGGAGTGGAAGATAGGAAGAAGGATTCCCTGGGTTGGGATGCAAATGATATTATTTGGAGAAACAAAGCCCTTTTAGGGCATGATTTGGGTAAAAGAATCTCTAAAATCAGTATACCTGCACTGATCCTGGCCATAAACCAGGACCAGATAGTTGATTTCAATTACAGTGTCCTTCCTATGCATGGGGCAATGGATAATTCACAACTTTTCCACTATGACTCTATATGGGGACATTATGGTTGTACCAAAGACATTGCAAAAACAGAAGTGGCCATTAAAAAGTTCGTGAAATTGATTTAAAGGGTGGAAATATAACTTTATTTTCCACATCTTTAATGGTAAAAAAATAGCAGCTTAAAGGTAAGATATTCACCCCAAAAATTATTTTTCATTGGCATTTTTTACTTAGGGGTTATCCCACCTGTTTTTTAGAACATCACTCTTCATTTGTCTTTAAAGGTTTGATTAGGAACTGGCAGTAATCATCTCCCTGGGCATAACACTTTGTTTCCTCAACCTCCACTTCCTGGTCAAAGAAATTGGAGAAAATGCCTTCGAGCACGCCAGAATCGAATGCGCAGGCTGGTCTTCCGAGTTTTGGCAGGTCTTCACATTCAAAACAGTCATAGGCCTGTATTATAAGGGGATTTATACTTTTTACTTCGATGTTCCCCAGGTTGTTGGTTTCCCAGAAGGAGGCGATATTCTGTATGAGGTTGTTTAAACTTTCACCCTTTAGTTTCTTGTAGAATGTTTTACCTACTTTCATACCGGCATTGTGGAGTATGGGGTCAATATTTATGCCTTCATCGAGTAAAGCCACCCTTATGGTCCGGAACATGTAGCGGAAGAAGTCGAAGGGGTCATTGGATTGGGTGACGTATTCTTCGAGGGTGGTGTTCATGTGGTCTTCTATTTCATGGTTGGGGGACACATCTCCCAGGAATTTAGAGTTGATAAAGTAAATCTTCCGTCGGCGGTCATCAGGGTCGATTATCCAGTCTATTATACCGGCATCTTCCAGGTCCTGCAGGTGGGCTGAGATGGTGGACTTGGATCTTTTGGTGGATGACACTATCTGGGATCCACTCCGGCCTCCTTCTTTTAGAATGGAGAGGATTTGGGCTTTAATGGGGCTTTGAATTATATTCACTCCATTTTTAGTGGAAAATATTTTGATACGGCCTTTAGTCTCAGTGGTAGCCATTATTTGTACCTCTACAATTTGTAAGTCTATATGCATCAGTTAGATTAAGGGGATTCTTTTTATTATTGCTTTTTGAATCAGTTTTTGTTAAATCCAGTTCCCTAATGATTTTTTATTAATTGATATCAGTAGGGCTTGTTTAAGTATGGTTAATTTTACTGATTTAATATATAATTAGTTCGACTATATAAGTACGTTCGTTTTGATACGAACAGTAAACTTTAAATATAATCGTTCGTATAATAGCACACGTTCGGGGACATACGAACTTATATATGTGTCTGGGAACATACAATCTCATGTAATATGATAAAATGGTGAGTGAAATTATGAAAGCAGAGTCAGAGAAAATTGGTGAAGGCGTGTATTGGGTAGGAGTTTTGGACTGGGACATCAGAAAGTACCACGGATACACCTTAAACGGAACTACCTACAACGCTTACCTTGTATTCGGCGACGATAAGGTGGCTTTAATTGACAATGCCTACCCTGGAAATTACCAGGAGCTCATGGCCCGGGTGGAAGACGCCTTCGGGAAAGAAGGCAAGGAAGTTAAAATTGATGTTATAGTCCAGAACCACGTGGAAAAAGACCACAGTGGAGTTTTACCCGAGTTACATAAAAAATTCCCGGAAGCACCAATTTACTGTACAGAAATCGCAGTTAAAGGTTTACTGAAACATTTCCCTGCACTGGAAGGTGCCAATTTTGTGGAAGTGGGCACGGGCGATGCACTGGAACTGGGTGGAAAAACCCTGGCCTTTCTGGATGCATTCCTCCTGCACTGGCCCGATAGCATGTTCACCTTACTGGTGGAAGAAGGCATACTATTCCCCAACGATGCCTTTGGACAGCACCTGTGCTATCCCCAGCGATACGACCATGAAATA
This genomic interval carries:
- a CDS encoding DUF447 domain-containing protein; the encoded protein is MALNLYSLNMEKGIHYEGIVTTVNADGTPNAAPMGVICKGPDQVVLRLHEGSRTIANVKRDQKFYVNLSRDPLLFTYSLIGEASHLDFVEEPHGFSLKNADASFFGEVRHEKKIVKENDAMGENITIMFHSQVKDIKQQKKESEPLSRAICGVLEALVNLTRVRRVSSVKKQEYADRMKEISRVVNHVGGPEHKKAIELIQKEFALRIKE
- a CDS encoding V4R domain-containing protein; translation: MATTETKGRIKIFSTKNGVNIIQSPIKAQILSILKEGGRSGSQIVSSTKRSKSTISAHLQDLEDAGIIDWIIDPDDRRRKIYFINSKFLGDVSPNHEIEDHMNTTLEEYVTQSNDPFDFFRYMFRTIRVALLDEGINIDPILHNAGMKVGKTFYKKLKGESLNNLIQNIASFWETNNLGNIEVKSINPLIIQAYDCFECEDLPKLGRPACAFDSGVLEGIFSNFFDQEVEVEETKCYAQGDDYCQFLIKPLKTNEE
- a CDS encoding alpha/beta fold hydrolase → MLEPRYHVIKDFQFESGEMIQDMKLEYATQGIKKVDGEGNITNAFIYLHGWSGDFSSVRNLESVIGPGKAIDTNQFYVISPTALGAPGSSSPSTSGLRTKFPQYTIKDMVRAHYQLLTGGLGIKHVRGIMGTSMGGFQVLNWALQYPDFMDFLILNGTSHRTTNRMYGVYHLMNQIIVADPGYEKGNYVHNPTDAMEKSAYLSYLWSLSPANYEECFQTRREFTDGVEDRKKDSLGWDANDIIWRNKALLGHDLGKRISKISIPALILAINQDQIVDFNYSVLPMHGAMDNSQLFHYDSIWGHYGCTKDIAKTEVAIKKFVKLI